One genomic segment of Sminthopsis crassicaudata isolate SCR6 chromosome 4, ASM4859323v1, whole genome shotgun sequence includes these proteins:
- the LOC141565851 gene encoding damage-control phosphatase ARMT1-like, whose translation MDELPPQMSAQDQGSFAYFTMKNRAPQILTKVIDTLHRHKDEFFEKYGEVGAEAEKKAFSLLSKLRNDLENDEPLLPLIDTWVDAEVWNEHLEYHHNLLNENDKKISWFQSPWLYVECYMYRRIHEALLLSSPISDFDVFKESKEQNFLESQDAIITLCIYLQELSSRIEQLNESQLKNEFFKLFQISLWGNKCDLSLSGGQSSSQIASPLAVLDELKPFIIVNDLETLWSLLMNRKKTNQEKFSTTRVDFILDNAGFELVTDLIMADFLLASKLATEIHLHGKSIPWYVSDTNKKDLNWMIEELKASNTKCLFECGANWEHYLKKHKWIYHDHLFWTLPHEYCTMSHFAPDLYAELQKSNLILFKGDLNYRKLVGDRKWKFTVPFHQALNGFHPAPLCSIRTIKAEVQVGLAPGQGEEITDTDPQWMTTGKYGVFQFNGAH comes from the exons ATGGATGAACTTCCACCTCAGATGTCGGCTCAAGACCAAGG ATCTTTTGCATATTTTACAATGAAAAACCGAGCACCACAGATCCTAACAAAGGTTATTGATACATTACACCGACATAAAGATGAATTCTTTGAGAAGTATGGAGAG GTAGGAGCTGAAGCAGAAAAGAaagctttctctcttctttcaaagTTACGTAATGATCTAGAAAATGATGAGCCATTACTGCCTTTGATTGATACCTGGGTTGATGCCGAAGTATGGAATGAACACCTGGAATATCACCAtaatcttttaaatgaaaatgataaaaaaataagcTGGTTTCAATCTCCTTGGTTATATGTAGAGTGTTATATGTACCGTAGAATTCACGAAGCATTACTGCTAAG TTCACCAATCAGTGACTTTGATGTatttaaagaatcaaaagaacagaATTTCTTGGAATCACAGGATGCTATCATAACTTTATGTATTTACCTACAAGAGTTAAGTAGTAGGATTGAACAGCTAAATGAAagtcaactgaaaaatgagttttttaaaCTCTTTCAG atttcgTTATGGGGAAATAAGTGTGATCTGTCACTCTCAGGTGGTCAGAGCAGCTCTCAGATAGCTAGTCCATTGGCTGTTTTAGATGAACTGAAGCCTTTCATTATAGTGAATGATTTGGAAACGCTTTGGTCACTTCTTatgaacagaaagaaaactaatcAGGAGAAATTTTCTACTACTAGAGTGGACTTTATTCTGGATaatgcaggatttgaacttgttaCAGATTTGATAATGGCAGACTTTCTGTTGGCATCTAAGCTGGCTACTGAGATCCATCTTCATGGAAAAAGTATTCCCTGGTATGTTTCAGATactaataaaaaagatttaaattggATGATTGAAGAATTAAAAGCCTCTAATACTAAGTGTTTGTTCGAGTGTGGAGCTAATTGGGAGCATTATCTTAAAAAGCATAAATGGATTTACCATGATCATTTGTTTTGGACTCTGCCTCATGAATATTGTACTATGTCTCATTTTGCTCCTGATTTATATGCTGAACTACAGAAGtcaaatttaattcttttcaaaGGTGATTTAAACTATAGGAAATTAGTAGGAGACAGAAAGTGGAAGTTTACTGTTCCATTTCATCAGGCTTTGAATGGCTTTCACCCTGCACCTCTCTGTAGCATAAGAACAATAAAAGCTGAAGTTCAGGTTGGTTTGGCACCTGGACAAGGGGAAGAGATTACAGATACTGATCCTCAATGGATGACCACTGGAAAATATGGTGTATTTCAGTTTAATGGGGCCCATTGA